Proteins co-encoded in one Hymenobacter swuensis DY53 genomic window:
- a CDS encoding efflux RND transporter permease subunit — protein MLSRIIRASIHNKLFVVLMLLALLAWGGYSASTLPLDAIPDVTNNQVQVITQSPALAAQEVEQLLTVPLELALRTVPGVTEIRSTSRFGLSVITVVFDDDVPTLQTRQLVAEKLRTAEAELGPDLGRPEMAPITTGLGEIFQYSLGVKPGYEKKYSLARLREVQDWVVKRQLAGVPGVVDVSSFGGFVRQYEVSVNPERLNASGVTMAELYAALEAGNANTGGSYLEHGRNAYFIRGEGRAGSLQDIGSMVIKQTDNVPLLVRDVADVRFGHSVRYGAMTRDGQGETVGGIVLMLKGASSEQTIKGVKARVAEIDKQLPAGLFVKPFLDRTKLVDTAIHTVAQNLIEGGVIVMVVLLVLLGNWRAGLVVASMIPLCMLFALGLMKTFGVSANLMSLGALDFGLIVDGAVIIVEAMIFHLVHFRARSENETMDQVAETAATRMMRSALFGQLIILIVYLPILALTGIEGKMFRPMALTVSFAIVGAMLLCLTYVPAVSAWALRKDIKEEGTVADRIMKFLYRGYRPIIHGALRLRGVVAGAAVGLLVLAGGVFASLGGEFIPQLDEGDFAVYMGLPPGSSLAQTIATTTQVQQILLKQFPEVEQVVAKIGTSEIPTDPMSLEDSDQIVVLKPQKDWTSAHSREELATKMSAALAGVPGVSLEFQQPIQMRFNELISGVKSDISIKIYGDDLDLLFEKANEAAALIRPLAGVGDLKVEQIAALPQLRVTYNRQKMAQYGLRVQDLNTLLRASFAGDVAGQVYEGERRFDLVVRLDSTSRGGIQDLRALYVDLPDGQKVPLEEVAQVEFRNAPTQVSRDDARRRINIGVNVRNRDVESLVQEIQQKLDAGLKLPEGYRLQYGGQFENLQQAKSRLAVAVPVSLLLIFVLLYLSFRSVKQAGLIFTGIPLAAIGGILALWLRGMPFSISAGVGFIALFGVAVLNGIVLVASINELALAGISSVRERVLKATHERFRPVLLTAAVASLGFLPMALSSSGGAEVQKPLATVVIGGLISATLLTLVVLPVLYTFFTKDGEPSPTDPTPELLAEIKENHEL, from the coding sequence ATGCTTTCCCGCATTATCCGGGCCAGCATCCACAACAAGCTGTTTGTGGTGCTGATGCTCCTGGCGTTGCTGGCCTGGGGTGGCTATTCGGCCTCCACCCTGCCCCTCGACGCCATTCCCGACGTCACCAACAACCAGGTTCAGGTTATCACCCAAAGTCCCGCCCTGGCCGCCCAGGAGGTGGAGCAGCTGCTGACCGTACCGCTGGAGCTGGCCCTGCGCACCGTGCCCGGCGTGACGGAAATCCGCTCTACTTCCCGCTTCGGGCTGTCGGTAATTACCGTGGTGTTCGACGACGACGTGCCCACGCTGCAAACCCGCCAGCTGGTGGCCGAGAAGCTACGCACCGCCGAAGCCGAACTTGGCCCCGACCTGGGCCGCCCCGAAATGGCCCCCATTACCACCGGCCTGGGCGAAATCTTTCAGTACAGCCTGGGCGTGAAGCCCGGCTACGAGAAAAAGTACTCGTTGGCCCGCCTACGCGAAGTGCAGGACTGGGTGGTGAAGCGCCAGCTGGCCGGCGTGCCCGGCGTGGTGGACGTGAGCAGCTTTGGCGGCTTCGTGCGCCAGTACGAGGTGAGCGTGAACCCCGAGCGCCTCAACGCCAGCGGCGTGACCATGGCCGAGCTGTACGCGGCCTTAGAGGCCGGCAATGCTAACACCGGCGGCAGCTACCTGGAGCACGGCCGCAACGCCTACTTTATCCGGGGCGAAGGCCGCGCCGGCTCTTTGCAGGACATCGGCAGCATGGTCATCAAGCAGACGGACAACGTGCCCCTGCTGGTGCGCGACGTGGCCGACGTACGCTTCGGCCACTCGGTGCGCTACGGGGCCATGACCCGCGACGGCCAGGGCGAAACCGTGGGCGGCATCGTGCTCATGCTCAAGGGCGCGTCGTCGGAGCAAACCATCAAGGGCGTGAAGGCCCGGGTGGCCGAAATCGACAAGCAACTACCCGCCGGCCTGTTTGTGAAGCCGTTTCTGGACCGCACCAAGCTGGTGGACACCGCCATTCATACCGTGGCCCAGAACCTGATTGAGGGCGGCGTGATTGTGATGGTGGTGCTGCTGGTACTGCTGGGCAACTGGCGCGCCGGCCTAGTGGTGGCTTCCATGATTCCGCTGTGCATGCTGTTTGCCCTGGGCCTGATGAAGACCTTCGGCGTCTCGGCCAACCTGATGAGCCTGGGCGCGCTGGATTTCGGGCTGATTGTGGACGGGGCCGTGATTATCGTGGAAGCCATGATTTTCCACCTCGTGCACTTCCGGGCCCGATCTGAAAACGAAACCATGGACCAGGTAGCCGAAACGGCCGCTACCCGCATGATGCGCTCCGCCTTGTTCGGGCAGCTCATCATCCTCATCGTGTACTTGCCCATCCTGGCCCTCACCGGCATTGAGGGCAAGATGTTCCGGCCCATGGCCCTCACGGTGAGCTTCGCCATTGTGGGCGCCATGCTACTGTGCCTGACCTACGTGCCGGCCGTATCGGCCTGGGCGTTGCGCAAGGACATCAAGGAAGAAGGCACCGTGGCCGACCGCATCATGAAGTTTCTGTACCGCGGCTACCGGCCCATCATTCACGGGGCGCTGCGCCTGCGGGGCGTGGTGGCTGGGGCAGCCGTGGGGCTGCTGGTGCTGGCAGGCGGGGTGTTTGCCAGCTTGGGCGGCGAGTTTATTCCGCAGCTGGATGAGGGCGACTTTGCCGTGTACATGGGCCTGCCCCCCGGTTCTTCACTGGCCCAGACCATTGCCACTACCACCCAAGTACAGCAGATTCTGCTGAAGCAATTTCCGGAGGTAGAGCAGGTAGTGGCCAAAATCGGCACCTCCGAAATTCCCACCGACCCCATGAGCCTGGAAGATTCCGACCAGATTGTGGTGCTCAAACCCCAGAAGGACTGGACCTCGGCCCACTCCCGCGAGGAACTGGCCACCAAGATGAGCGCCGCCCTGGCCGGCGTGCCCGGCGTGAGCCTGGAGTTTCAGCAGCCCATCCAGATGCGCTTCAACGAGCTGATTTCGGGCGTGAAGTCGGATATCAGCATCAAAATCTACGGCGACGACTTGGACCTGCTCTTCGAGAAAGCCAACGAGGCCGCCGCCCTCATCCGCCCGCTGGCCGGCGTGGGCGACCTGAAAGTGGAGCAGATTGCGGCCCTGCCCCAGCTGCGCGTGACCTACAACCGCCAGAAAATGGCCCAGTACGGCCTGCGCGTGCAGGACCTCAATACGCTGCTGCGCGCCTCCTTCGCCGGCGACGTGGCGGGCCAGGTGTACGAGGGCGAGCGGCGCTTCGACTTGGTGGTGCGCCTCGACAGCACCAGCCGCGGCGGTATTCAGGACCTGCGCGCGTTGTACGTGGACCTGCCCGACGGCCAGAAGGTGCCGCTGGAGGAAGTGGCCCAGGTGGAGTTCCGCAACGCCCCCACCCAGGTGTCGCGCGATGATGCGCGCCGCCGCATCAACATCGGCGTGAACGTGCGCAACCGCGACGTGGAAAGCCTGGTGCAGGAAATTCAGCAGAAGCTGGACGCGGGTTTGAAGCTCCCGGAAGGCTACCGCCTGCAATACGGCGGCCAGTTCGAGAACCTGCAGCAGGCCAAATCCCGCCTGGCGGTGGCCGTGCCGGTGTCGCTGCTGCTGATTTTCGTGCTACTCTACCTCTCCTTCCGCTCGGTGAAGCAGGCCGGCCTCATTTTCACGGGCATTCCACTGGCGGCCATCGGTGGTATTCTGGCCCTGTGGCTGCGCGGCATGCCGTTCAGCATCTCGGCGGGCGTAGGCTTCATTGCCTTGTTCGGGGTGGCCGTGCTCAACGGCATCGTGCTGGTGGCCAGCATCAACGAGCTGGCCCTGGCCGGTATTAGCTCGGTGCGCGAGCGGGTGTTGAAAGCCACCCACGAGCGGTTCCGGCCGGTATTGCTCACGGCGGCCGTGGCCTCCTTGGGCTTCCTGCCGATGGCGCTGAGCTCCTCCGGCGGGGCCGAAGTCCAGAAGCCGCTGGCCACGGTGGTTATCGGCGGGCTGATTTCGGCCACCCTGCTTACGCTGGTGGTGCTGCCTGTGCTCTACACCTTCTTTACCAAAGACGGCGAGCCCAGCCCCACCGACCCTACCCCCGAGCTGCTGGCCGAAATCAAGGAAAACCACGAGTTGTAA
- a CDS encoding zinc dependent phospholipase C family protein — MYLHQRNNHGRKPCVRVCTHGRAYAPGRVSLSMWKWIVVVVVLLGLSARPASAYSVLTHQANVDSCWQRCMVQLLQQRYPGATDDQLIEAKSFAYGGSILQDMGYYPFGSELFTNLTHYVRSGDFVRSLLDEAHNRNEYAFALGALAHYAADLSGHPEGTNRAMPHVYPELQTKFGNVITYEEAPIQHTQLEFAFDVMQVAAGRYRTAEYQRSIGFQVSKPVLERAFLKTYGMELGQVIFNVDLSVASFRFAVRSLIPIASRAAWQSQKKEIRKVSPQARRREYVYKESEEEYQKKYGSGYDHPGTGARVLSYFVRVLPKIGPLKPFAFKTPTPEAQALFRASFRTVMNNYCALVEKEPRDTTDTQRPTLPNADFDTGKPTRLGEYALTDETYGEWLRKLADKKFESLTTSQQQHILAFFSTPITREPVDEDEKEKDNRKATVEALEQLKALKPQ; from the coding sequence ATGTACCTACACCAGCGCAACAACCACGGCCGTAAGCCGTGCGTACGTGTCTGCACCCACGGCAGAGCTTATGCGCCCGGCCGGGTGTCTTTGTCTATGTGGAAATGGATTGTAGTCGTGGTGGTCCTGCTGGGCTTGTCTGCGCGCCCGGCTTCGGCCTACTCGGTACTCACCCACCAGGCCAACGTGGATTCCTGCTGGCAGCGCTGCATGGTGCAGCTGCTGCAACAACGCTACCCCGGCGCCACCGACGACCAGCTTATCGAGGCCAAGAGCTTTGCTTACGGCGGCTCCATTCTGCAGGATATGGGTTACTACCCGTTCGGCTCCGAGCTGTTCACCAACCTTACACACTACGTCCGTTCCGGCGACTTTGTGCGCAGTCTGCTCGATGAGGCGCACAACCGCAACGAGTATGCCTTTGCGCTGGGCGCGCTGGCCCACTACGCTGCCGACCTCAGCGGCCACCCTGAGGGCACCAACCGCGCCATGCCCCATGTATATCCCGAACTGCAGACCAAGTTTGGCAACGTCATCACTTACGAGGAAGCCCCTATTCAGCATACCCAGCTGGAATTCGCCTTTGATGTGATGCAGGTGGCCGCCGGCCGTTACCGCACCGCCGAGTACCAGCGCAGCATTGGGTTTCAGGTGAGCAAGCCGGTGCTGGAGCGGGCCTTCCTGAAAACTTATGGCATGGAGCTGGGCCAGGTGATTTTCAACGTAGACTTGTCGGTGGCTTCTTTCCGATTTGCGGTGCGCAGCCTGATTCCGATTGCCAGCCGGGCCGCGTGGCAGTCGCAGAAAAAGGAAATCCGCAAGGTGAGCCCCCAGGCCCGCCGCCGCGAGTACGTGTACAAGGAAAGCGAGGAGGAATACCAGAAAAAGTACGGCAGTGGCTACGACCATCCCGGCACCGGGGCGCGGGTCCTCTCGTACTTCGTGCGGGTACTGCCCAAAATCGGCCCGCTCAAGCCGTTCGCCTTCAAAACCCCGACGCCTGAAGCCCAGGCCCTGTTCCGCGCCAGCTTCCGCACGGTGATGAATAACTACTGCGCGCTAGTGGAAAAAGAGCCCCGCGACACCACCGATACCCAACGCCCCACGCTGCCTAACGCCGACTTCGACACGGGCAAGCCCACCCGGCTTGGCGAATACGCCCTGACCGATGAAACCTATGGCGAGTGGCTGCGCAAGCTGGCCGACAAGAAATTCGAGAGCCTGACTACTTCGCAGCAGCAGCATATTCTGGCCTTTTTCAGCACGCCCATCACCCGCGAGCCAGTAGATGAGGACGAGAAGGAAAAAGACAACCGCAAAGCTACTGTTGAGGCATTGGAGCAGCTTAAAGCCCTGAAGCCGCAGTAA
- a CDS encoding TolC family protein, protein MPRFSLFALLLAAPLPLLAQQPALPSRPATTQPQSKPQTEKPETVSSAPSLTLAEAIRIGIENNYNIRLSRQDMRVAENNVTRGNAGQLPVVNGNFTRTFNRNNVRQESSSRPDPSIANGAKSNLLNANVAATWTIFDGFGMFIAYDRLQALEQSQQQLTRATVEETVASITDAYFVVVRESGKITSIEEALKIGQARIDLTQARVDVGVAAKVEVLTARVDYNADRSILIQQQEALQTAKINLNNLLGRNPNLNFQPQDSIVVAQDLQRDAVLQSIRQNNPRLQQARTNTEVATYDRKLVRASRFPQIGLTSGYGLNRNINGAAFFGTQLVTNTGRTYGLNYGVVASVPIFDGFNRNRLEQNARIMEEQSQLQLNQTQLQLDAEAEQAWAQYQNRLQLLELEESNILLARENVAIALERYRLGLLTPLDLRVAQRTQLDAEVRLLDIRYQAKQAEIILRRLSSGLVQEGNKTP, encoded by the coding sequence ATGCCTCGTTTCTCTCTGTTCGCGCTGCTGCTGGCTGCTCCCCTCCCCTTGCTGGCGCAGCAGCCCGCGTTGCCTTCCCGCCCGGCTACCACCCAGCCCCAAAGCAAGCCCCAGACCGAAAAGCCCGAAACCGTGTCCTCGGCCCCCAGTCTGACGCTGGCGGAGGCCATCCGTATCGGTATTGAGAACAACTACAACATCCGCCTCTCGCGGCAGGATATGCGCGTAGCCGAGAATAACGTGACGCGCGGCAACGCCGGGCAGCTACCGGTGGTGAACGGCAACTTTACCCGCACCTTCAACCGCAACAACGTGCGGCAGGAATCCTCCAGCCGGCCCGACCCCAGCATTGCCAACGGGGCCAAATCGAACCTGCTGAACGCCAACGTGGCGGCAACCTGGACGATTTTCGACGGTTTTGGGATGTTCATTGCTTACGACCGACTACAGGCCCTGGAGCAAAGTCAGCAGCAGCTCACGCGGGCTACCGTGGAGGAAACCGTGGCCAGCATCACCGACGCGTATTTTGTAGTAGTGCGCGAGTCGGGCAAGATTACGTCTATTGAGGAAGCTCTGAAAATCGGGCAGGCCCGCATCGACCTCACCCAGGCCCGGGTGGATGTGGGCGTGGCCGCGAAGGTGGAGGTGCTTACCGCCCGCGTAGATTACAACGCCGACCGCTCCATCCTCATCCAGCAGCAGGAAGCGTTGCAAACGGCGAAAATCAACCTCAACAACCTGCTGGGCCGCAACCCTAACCTCAACTTCCAGCCCCAGGATTCCATTGTAGTTGCCCAGGATCTGCAGCGCGACGCCGTGTTGCAGTCCATCCGCCAGAATAACCCGCGTTTGCAGCAGGCCCGTACCAACACCGAGGTAGCCACTTACGACCGGAAGCTGGTGCGCGCCTCCCGCTTCCCACAAATCGGCCTGACCTCGGGCTACGGGCTAAACCGCAATATCAACGGGGCCGCATTTTTCGGCACCCAGCTGGTTACCAATACCGGCCGCACCTACGGGCTCAACTACGGGGTGGTGGCCTCAGTGCCTATTTTCGACGGCTTCAACCGCAACCGCCTGGAGCAGAACGCCCGCATTATGGAGGAGCAAAGCCAGCTACAGCTCAATCAGACCCAGCTCCAGCTGGATGCCGAAGCCGAGCAGGCCTGGGCCCAGTACCAGAACCGTCTGCAGCTGCTGGAGCTGGAAGAATCCAACATCCTGCTGGCCCGCGAAAACGTGGCCATTGCCTTGGAGCGCTACCGCCTGGGCTTACTCACGCCCCTGGATCTGCGCGTGGCCCAGCGGACCCAGCTTGATGCTGAAGTGCGACTGCTGGATATTCGCTACCAGGCCAAGCAGGCTGAAATTATCCTCCGCCGCCTCAGCAGCGGCTTGGTGCAGGAGGGAAACAAGACGCCCTGA
- a CDS encoding efflux RND transporter permease subunit produces MSLSSTSINRPVLAIVMSLVIVIFGVIGFRYLSVREYPSVDPPIITVSASYTGASADVMQGQVTEPLEEALNGIQGIKNLTSNSRDGRTQITVEFDLDADLETAANDVRDKVSGAQGRLPRDIDPPIVSKANADSQPIVMTYLSSSKRTLLELTDYANNTLKERLQTIPGVSEVRVYGERKYSMRLWLDPVKLSALSVSPVDVQAALTRENVELPSGSVQGQATQLTLRTMGRLSSVEDFNNLIIRKDESSLVRLSDIGYAELYPENDQTIFKVNGVPMVGLAVIPQPGSNQIDIADEFNQRLELYGKDLPKDLVLKPGFDNSVFIRKSITEVEHTIIEAFVLVVIIIFLFLRDWRSTIIPVVAIPVSLVGIFFVMYLMNFSINVLTLLAVVLAIGLVVDDAIVVLENIYSRIEGGEDPKTAAIKGSEEILMAVISTTVVLAAVFLPVVFLTGITGRLFREFGIVVAGSVLISAFVSLTLTPMMCSVLLKREEKHNWFYRKTEPFFEKMINGYKGSLETFLRNRWLAWLVVAGTGVGIWYFMGAIPSELAPVEDRSRINLNATGPEGASFEFMDAYMTQLTQLAMDSAGPGNLSSVFAVTSPGFGGGSNSGTARVLLLEADTRALPQPAIADKLSAGVKKLTAARTSVSQDQSIGGGGGGLPVQFVIQTQDFEKLREAVPKFLDAARQDPTFQFVDVNLKFNKPELRVNIDREKAQSLGVSVQSISQTLQSGLSGQRYGYFIREGKQYQIIGQVAREDRSQPLDVRLLSVKNANGELIQLDNVIRLEESSTPPQLYRFNRYNSATFSASLAPGRTLGDGIAAMQALAEKNLDDTFSTELAGSSRDFQESSSSLVFAFGLALVLIYLVLAAQFESFRDPVIIMVTVPLALSGALLSLWYFNQTLNLFSQIGIIMLVGLVTKNGILIVEFANQQVENGKDYMTGLIEGATARFRPILMTSLCAILGILPIAVATGAGALSRRAMGIGVVGGLFFATALTLYVVPVMYSYFATAKKHKHAPVEEEEAVAA; encoded by the coding sequence ATGAGCTTATCCAGCACTAGCATAAACAGACCGGTTCTCGCCATTGTGATGAGCCTGGTGATTGTGATTTTCGGGGTCATCGGGTTCCGGTATTTGAGCGTGCGGGAGTACCCGAGCGTCGACCCACCCATCATTACCGTATCGGCCAGCTACACCGGGGCTTCCGCCGACGTGATGCAGGGCCAGGTGACGGAGCCACTGGAAGAAGCCCTCAACGGCATCCAGGGCATCAAGAACCTGACCTCTAACTCCCGCGACGGCCGTACCCAGATTACGGTGGAGTTTGACCTCGACGCCGATCTGGAAACCGCCGCCAACGACGTGCGCGACAAGGTATCGGGGGCGCAGGGCCGCCTCCCGCGCGACATCGACCCACCCATCGTGAGCAAGGCCAACGCCGACTCGCAGCCCATTGTGATGACCTACCTCAGCTCCAGCAAACGCACCCTGCTGGAACTGACCGATTACGCCAACAACACCCTCAAAGAGCGCCTCCAGACCATACCGGGCGTGTCGGAGGTGCGGGTGTACGGGGAGCGGAAGTACTCTATGCGCCTGTGGCTGGACCCCGTGAAGCTCTCGGCCCTGAGTGTGAGCCCCGTGGACGTGCAGGCCGCCCTCACCCGCGAAAACGTGGAGCTGCCCAGCGGCTCGGTGCAGGGCCAAGCTACCCAGCTCACCCTGCGTACTATGGGCCGCCTGAGCTCCGTGGAAGATTTCAACAACCTGATTATCCGCAAAGACGAGTCCTCGTTGGTGCGGCTTTCCGACATTGGCTACGCCGAGCTGTACCCCGAAAACGACCAGACCATCTTCAAGGTAAATGGCGTGCCGATGGTGGGTCTGGCGGTTATTCCGCAGCCGGGCTCCAACCAGATTGACATTGCCGACGAGTTTAACCAGCGTCTGGAGCTGTACGGCAAGGATTTGCCTAAGGACCTGGTGCTCAAGCCGGGCTTCGATAACTCGGTGTTCATCCGCAAATCCATCACGGAAGTGGAGCACACCATCATCGAGGCCTTTGTGCTGGTGGTGATTATCATCTTCCTGTTCCTGCGTGACTGGCGCTCCACCATTATTCCGGTGGTGGCCATTCCGGTGTCGTTGGTGGGTATTTTCTTCGTGATGTACCTGATGAATTTCTCCATCAACGTCCTCACGCTGCTGGCCGTGGTGCTGGCCATTGGCCTGGTGGTGGATGACGCCATTGTGGTACTGGAGAACATCTATTCCCGCATTGAGGGCGGCGAGGACCCCAAAACTGCCGCCATCAAGGGCTCCGAGGAAATCCTGATGGCCGTTATCAGTACCACGGTGGTGCTGGCGGCAGTGTTTCTGCCGGTGGTGTTCCTAACAGGTATCACGGGCCGGCTGTTCCGGGAGTTTGGCATTGTGGTGGCTGGCTCGGTGCTGATTTCGGCCTTTGTGTCGCTTACGCTCACGCCCATGATGTGCTCGGTGCTGCTCAAGCGCGAGGAAAAGCACAACTGGTTTTACCGCAAAACCGAGCCCTTCTTCGAGAAGATGATTAACGGCTACAAGGGCAGCCTCGAAACGTTCCTGCGCAACCGCTGGCTGGCGTGGCTGGTGGTGGCTGGTACGGGTGTGGGCATCTGGTACTTTATGGGCGCAATTCCCTCGGAACTGGCCCCGGTGGAAGACCGCAGCCGCATAAACCTGAACGCTACCGGCCCCGAGGGCGCCTCTTTTGAGTTCATGGATGCGTATATGACACAACTTACGCAGTTGGCCATGGATTCGGCCGGCCCCGGCAACCTGAGCAGCGTGTTTGCCGTGACGTCGCCGGGCTTCGGGGGCGGCTCCAACTCGGGTACGGCCCGGGTGCTGCTGCTGGAAGCTGATACCCGCGCGTTGCCCCAGCCTGCCATTGCCGATAAGCTGAGTGCCGGCGTGAAAAAGCTCACCGCCGCCCGTACCTCCGTCAGCCAGGACCAGAGCATCGGGGGCGGCGGCGGTGGACTGCCGGTGCAGTTCGTTATCCAGACCCAGGATTTCGAGAAGCTGCGCGAAGCCGTGCCTAAGTTCCTCGACGCGGCCCGCCAGGACCCCACCTTCCAGTTCGTAGACGTGAACCTGAAATTCAACAAGCCCGAGCTGCGCGTGAACATCGACCGAGAAAAGGCCCAGAGCCTGGGCGTGTCGGTGCAGAGCATTTCACAGACGCTGCAGTCGGGCCTGAGCGGCCAGCGTTACGGTTACTTTATCCGGGAGGGCAAGCAGTACCAGATTATCGGGCAGGTGGCGCGCGAAGATCGGAGCCAGCCGCTGGACGTGCGCCTGCTGTCGGTGAAGAATGCCAACGGCGAGCTGATTCAGCTGGACAACGTGATTCGGCTGGAGGAAAGCAGCACGCCGCCCCAGCTCTACCGCTTCAACCGCTACAACTCGGCTACCTTCTCGGCCTCTCTGGCTCCCGGCCGTACCCTCGGCGACGGTATTGCCGCCATGCAGGCCCTGGCCGAAAAGAACCTCGACGACACGTTCAGTACCGAGCTGGCCGGCTCCTCCCGCGACTTTCAGGAAAGCTCCAGCAGCTTGGTGTTTGCCTTCGGGCTGGCCTTGGTGCTGATTTACCTGGTGCTGGCGGCGCAGTTCGAGAGCTTCCGCGACCCGGTGATTATCATGGTGACGGTGCCGCTGGCCCTTTCCGGCGCGCTGCTCAGCCTGTGGTACTTCAACCAGACGCTCAACCTGTTCTCCCAGATCGGCATTATTATGCTGGTGGGGCTGGTGACGAAGAACGGTATCCTCATCGTGGAATTTGCCAACCAGCAGGTAGAAAACGGCAAGGACTACATGACCGGCCTGATTGAGGGTGCTACGGCCCGCTTCCGCCCCATCCTGATGACCTCGTTGTGCGCCATTCTGGGTATTCTGCCCATTGCCGTGGCTACCGGCGCGGGCGCGCTTAGCCGCCGGGCTATGGGTATCGGCGTGGTGGGCGGGCTGTTCTTCGCCACCGCCCTCACGCTGTACGTAGTGCCCGTGATGTATTCGTATTTCGCCACGGCCAAGAAGCACAAACACGCGCCGGTGGAGGAAGAGGAAGCCGTGGCCGCCTAG